The Microcoleus sp. FACHB-672 sequence AAACAAAAAGCCGATTTACAAGAGCGATCACGTTTCATTGCTCAAGGCTTGAGGTTTGCACACACGCAGACAGCTAGGCAACAAGTAGAGAAACTGCTGACAGACTTTAGCGTAGTGTCATCACAACCGGCCCCTCGCTTGCCGGTTTACCGTCTGGAAACCTCCGATGAACTGCCCCGCGTTTTGCCAATTGTCGGGAAGATGCCCCTGACATCCGCAGAATTGCAAGCTGTGACGCCGGTGCAGGAAACTGGGCCATTTAAAATCATTCATTCAGTCGCAAACCAAGCCTGGGTTCCGATTCCTGGCTGGCAAGTGCTGCGCCAAGCCGAAGATCCCATCGTCATTTTGTGTGACAGCGAACAACTGCCCAGTCCACTTCCGGGCAAACCCGAAGAAGTGTTAATCGTTGTAGACAGAACCCAGCAAGAATGGGATGCCAACAACTACTTTTTAGTAGAAACTGCCGGCCAGTTGCAATTGCATTGGTTTCCAGAAAGCCCAGACATCCCCATTATCGGGCGAGTGATTTTAATCATGCGTCCGAAAAAAGTTTTGGATGAAGAGTTTACAAAAGATCCTTGGCAAATTGATGAATAAAGGTATGGGGCAAAACTACGCCCACCAAGAGGGATAGCTTTTGTTGTCGTCCTTTACCCTAACTGAGGAATAAAGCAGGGGACAGGGATTGAGGAAGTAAAAAGTTTTCTTGATACTTCCTCAATCCCTCTCTATCGCTTCAACTGTTTTTCCACAGCATTCACCTTTAGGATCATGCTTAAAAAAGCAAAGGGTGAGAAGAAAATCAACTCAAAACTGAGAACTGATCAGTCAGAATTTATAGAGAATTCTCCTGCCGCACCCTTCGCATTTGAAGAGATAACCGGCATCATTGCTAGACAGTTGCCGGCCCGATTTCACATTTCACTTAGGAAGATAGCCGGCGGCTTCCAACTTCTGCAAAACTTTCATCGCACTTTCTTCCTCACTCTCCTGATCGGTGTGACATTCCACATCCGGGTCAGTGGGTGACTCATAAGGGTCATCAATGCCGGTGAAGTTCTTAATTTGTCCCGCCCGCGCCTTTTTGTAAAGCCCTTTCACGTCGCGATCTTCACACACTTGCAGGGGCGCATTGACATAAACCTGAACAAAATCCCCAATCCGTCCGCGCACCTCATCTCGAATCTCACGATAGGGCGAGATCGCAGAAACTAAGACAATCACTCCATTACGCGTCAACAGATGCGCTACAAAGCCGATGCGGCGGATATTCTCA is a genomic window containing:
- a CDS encoding RuBisCO accumulation factor 1, which gives rise to MTETPQDSPNPEHKDLIFSLRRKEGTWVEWGQACQTLQKAGYNPQEIFEETGFEPIQQNQVIVGAQVYSSMVSTGVSEAAREYFERRGSEILYELRILTQPERAAAAELIVAQSLDIEASRDVAKAIKDFSRLGKLPEGFTNHPGDATAYYFWKLAKQKADLQERSRFIAQGLRFAHTQTARQQVEKLLTDFSVVSSQPAPRLPVYRLETSDELPRVLPIVGKMPLTSAELQAVTPVQETGPFKIIHSVANQAWVPIPGWQVLRQAEDPIVILCDSEQLPSPLPGKPEEVLIVVDRTQQEWDANNYFLVETAGQLQLHWFPESPDIPIIGRVILIMRPKKVLDEEFTKDPWQIDE
- the cysC gene encoding adenylyl-sulfate kinase encodes the protein MEQRGVTVWFTGLSGAGKTTISRAVEKKLRERGYLVEVLDGDIVRENLTKGLGFSKEDRDENIRRIGFVAHLLTRNGVIVLVSAISPYREIRDEVRGRIGDFVQVYVNAPLQVCEDRDVKGLYKKARAGQIKNFTGIDDPYESPTDPDVECHTDQESEEESAMKVLQKLEAAGYLPK